The following are encoded together in the Hydractinia symbiolongicarpus strain clone_291-10 chromosome 14, HSymV2.1, whole genome shotgun sequence genome:
- the LOC130625575 gene encoding uncharacterized protein LOC130625575, whose protein sequence is MYPASFLLFLCLFCVGFQWSNGFKVGSRCNSKNGRSILRQYEDKLLICHQYRRKYIYQIAYLKDKPCRKNGLFTRQDDSKLFLLCKEDGTRIGYTLKKPSSSSDKSFTHLAAFHEKYDLKWDW, encoded by the exons ATGTATCCTGCAAGTTTTTTGCTGTTCCTCTGTCTTTTTTGCGTTGGATTTCAGTGGAGCAATGGATTTAAAGTCGGCAGCCGTTGTAACAGTAAAAACGGGAGAAGTATCTTACGTCAATACGAGGACAAATTATTAATATGTCATCAGTATAGGAGAAAGTACATATACCAAATAG ccTACCTGAAAGACAAGCCTTGTAGAAAGAACGGTTTGTTCACACGACAAGATGATTCGAAGTTGTTTTTGCTGTGCAAAGAAGATGGAACAAGAATCGGTTATACCTTAAAGAAACCATCTTCAAGCTCAGACAAGTCGTTCACACACTTGGCAGCTTTTCATGAAAAATACGATCTTAAATGGGACTGGTAA
- the LOC130625574 gene encoding uncharacterized protein LOC130625574 translates to MRLQHTFMMSAVKFIVFVFLIVSVWQTSCSKLRLGSTCKSKKVVILRGRYGNLVVCHQNVVKRFYRRALIRNKPCPKTGIFPSKESSTEFLYCTRNGNRIGYSTNAPPLTHTRTHLAAFHWIYDYDWEWY, encoded by the exons ATGCGTCTACAACACACGTTCATGATGTCAGCTGTAAAATTCATCGTGTTTGTTTTTCTCATTGTTAGCGTTTGGCAAACATCTTGTTCAAAACTGAGATTGGGATCGACatgtaaaagtaaaaaagtagTGATTTTGCGTGGACGGTACGGAAATTTAGTGGTTTGTCATCAAAATGTCGTGAAACGATTTTATAGAAGAG caTTAATCCGCAACAAGCCGTGCCCGAAAACTGGAATATTCCCAAGTAAAGAATCGTCGACGGAGTTTTTGTACTGCACGAGAAATGGAAACAGAATTGGATACTCAACAAATGCACCACCACTCACGCACACGCGCACTCATCTTGCAGCGTTTCACTGGATTTACGATTACGATTGGGAGTGGTACTAA